One segment of Alnus glutinosa chromosome 2, dhAlnGlut1.1, whole genome shotgun sequence DNA contains the following:
- the LOC133859401 gene encoding F-box protein At3g56470-like isoform X2, giving the protein MINRQRHNISGFEGNGTECREWSDLPVNVLDVIAARLDALDQIYFRAVCKNWGQTRRFPVNKTLPWLLEHCWGFDENVYSVCSFHRPSANPSHVPYSKIEREEFKVLHGAAICASKFGWLLLQKSSLSFFYNPYTKSIIKLPDLNLSFNRTTFSSVPTSPDCFCFAIQSSKNDHRIYLSICHPGDREWSTLILDGFRRAVEDVVYSNGTFYCVFTRGALGAFRVADQHWSLLTNRKPIARALFQSRAHMVASNGELWLVCPSKGFEVFRFDWSVMTWVQANTLGSQALFLGCTSLSVSAEGETSGFAERIYYRYGIYSYCYSMETKQRCRCTLYPRDANGGTERVWIQPPEI; this is encoded by the coding sequence ATGATCAATCGACAGAGGCACAACATAAGTGGTTTCGAGGGAAATGGAACAGAATGTAGAGAATGGTCTGATCTTCCCGTCAATGTTTTAGATGTAATTGCTGCAAGACTTGATGCTCTTGACCAAATATACTTTCGTGCTGTTTGTAAGAATTGGGGACAAACTCGGCGCTTTCCAGTTAATAAGACACTTCCATGGCTATTGGAACACTGTTGGGGTTTTGATGAGAATGTCTATAGTGTATGTAGCTTCCATCGCCCATCTGCCAACCCTAGTCACGTCCCTTACAGCAAAATCGAGAGAGAAGAGTTCAAGGTTTTACATGGCGCAGCCATCTGTGCTTCGAAATTTGGTTGGTTGCTTTTACAGAAATCTAGCTTGTCGTTTTTCTACAATCCCTACACCAAGAGTATAATCAAACTACCTGATCTCAACCTCAGCTTCAATCGAACTACATTCTCCTCGGTTCCAACTTCTCCAGATTGTTTCTGTTTTGCCATACAAAGTTCCAAAAACGACCACAGGATTTACCTAAGCATATGTCATCCTGGTGACCGTGAATGGAGCACACTCATATTAGATGGTTTTAGAAGGGCAGTTGAGGATGTGGTTTACAGTAATGGAACTTTTTATTGTGTCTTTACCAGAGGAGCGTTGGGGGCCTTTCGTGTTGCAGACCAACATTGGAGTTTGCTGACGAATAGGAAACCGATTGCCAGGGCCTTGTTCCAGTCGAGGGCTCATATGGTTGCCTCTAATGGGGAGCTCTGGTTGGTTTGTCCTTCTAAGGGCTTCGAAGTATTCAGATTTGATTGGTCAGTCATGACCTGGGTGCAGGCAAATACATTGGGAAGTCAAGCATTATTTCTCGGCTGTACCTCGCTGTCAGTTTCAGCTGAAGGAGAAACTTCAGGTTTTGCGGAGAGGATTTATTACCGTTATGGCATTTACAGTTACTGCTATTCGATGGAGACTAAGCAGCGTTGTCGATGTACATTATATCCGCGGGATGCTAATGGCGGGACTGAAAGAGTTTGGATCCAACCTCCTGAGATTTAG
- the LOC133859401 gene encoding F-box protein At3g56470-like isoform X1, giving the protein MVLEELKGSSRDTAIMINRQRHNISGFEGNGTECREWSDLPVNVLDVIAARLDALDQIYFRAVCKNWGQTRRFPVNKTLPWLLEHCWGFDENVYSVCSFHRPSANPSHVPYSKIEREEFKVLHGAAICASKFGWLLLQKSSLSFFYNPYTKSIIKLPDLNLSFNRTTFSSVPTSPDCFCFAIQSSKNDHRIYLSICHPGDREWSTLILDGFRRAVEDVVYSNGTFYCVFTRGALGAFRVADQHWSLLTNRKPIARALFQSRAHMVASNGELWLVCPSKGFEVFRFDWSVMTWVQANTLGSQALFLGCTSLSVSAEGETSGFAERIYYRYGIYSYCYSMETKQRCRCTLYPRDANGGTERVWIQPPEI; this is encoded by the exons ATG gtgcttgaagagttgaagggTAGCTCAAGAGATACGGCGATAATGATCAATCGACAGAGGCACAACATAAGTGGTTTCGAGGGAAATGGAACAGAATGTAGAGAATGGTCTGATCTTCCCGTCAATGTTTTAGATGTAATTGCTGCAAGACTTGATGCTCTTGACCAAATATACTTTCGTGCTGTTTGTAAGAATTGGGGACAAACTCGGCGCTTTCCAGTTAATAAGACACTTCCATGGCTATTGGAACACTGTTGGGGTTTTGATGAGAATGTCTATAGTGTATGTAGCTTCCATCGCCCATCTGCCAACCCTAGTCACGTCCCTTACAGCAAAATCGAGAGAGAAGAGTTCAAGGTTTTACATGGCGCAGCCATCTGTGCTTCGAAATTTGGTTGGTTGCTTTTACAGAAATCTAGCTTGTCGTTTTTCTACAATCCCTACACCAAGAGTATAATCAAACTACCTGATCTCAACCTCAGCTTCAATCGAACTACATTCTCCTCGGTTCCAACTTCTCCAGATTGTTTCTGTTTTGCCATACAAAGTTCCAAAAACGACCACAGGATTTACCTAAGCATATGTCATCCTGGTGACCGTGAATGGAGCACACTCATATTAGATGGTTTTAGAAGGGCAGTTGAGGATGTGGTTTACAGTAATGGAACTTTTTATTGTGTCTTTACCAGAGGAGCGTTGGGGGCCTTTCGTGTTGCAGACCAACATTGGAGTTTGCTGACGAATAGGAAACCGATTGCCAGGGCCTTGTTCCAGTCGAGGGCTCATATGGTTGCCTCTAATGGGGAGCTCTGGTTGGTTTGTCCTTCTAAGGGCTTCGAAGTATTCAGATTTGATTGGTCAGTCATGACCTGGGTGCAGGCAAATACATTGGGAAGTCAAGCATTATTTCTCGGCTGTACCTCGCTGTCAGTTTCAGCTGAAGGAGAAACTTCAGGTTTTGCGGAGAGGATTTATTACCGTTATGGCATTTACAGTTACTGCTATTCGATGGAGACTAAGCAGCGTTGTCGATGTACATTATATCCGCGGGATGCTAATGGCGGGACTGAAAGAGTTTGGATCCAACCTCCTGAGATTTAG